In Chrysoperla carnea chromosome 2, inChrCarn1.1, whole genome shotgun sequence, the following proteins share a genomic window:
- the LOC123293701 gene encoding ephrin-B2a-like, with amino-acid sequence MTLPSRYYGFWYCATQYLICVTILIQFVLSVNGAQQKSAGPKTFSIYWNISTDAFRIDNTDHIFDINKGNSKFEYDQVNIICPVYNSREVKDEETEKYMIYNVSKEEYDTCRITNPNPRVIAVCDKPFRRMYFTITFRPFSPQPGGLEFLPGHDYYFISTASKDDLHRRVSGRCLSHNMKVLFKVWHPIDEQPPTTTSTHAPPPPPIVVGTVPYPSWPYLTSNVPHYPPNEANEDDDEHFNIASTVRSTTKKVKPYEKHPNDVEKSSLTRSNSCSQNRRYHIGMLLTIILFTIISTSSILR; translated from the coding sequence ATGACATTGCCTTCACGTTATTATGGATTTTGGTATTGTGCTACCCaatatttaatatgtgttaCAATATTAATACAATTTGTGTTAAGTGTTAATGGTGCCCAACAAAAATCAGCTGGgcctaaaacattttcaatttattggaATATAAGTACAGATGCATTCCGGATAGACAACACTGATcatattttcgatataaataagggtaattcaaaatttgaatacgATCAAGTCAATATTATATGTCCCGTATATAATAGTCGTGAAGTAAAAGACGAagaaacagaaaaatatatgatttataatgTTTCGAAGGAGGAATACGACACATGTCGAATAACAAATCCAAATCCACGAGTGATTGCTGTATGTGACAAACCATTTAGGAGAATGTACTTTACAATTACATTTCGACCATTCTCACCGCAACCAGGAGGTTTAGAATTTTTACCTGgacatgattattattttatatcaacaGCATCCAAAGATGATTTACATCGACGTGTTTCTGGTCGATGTTTATCACACAACatgaaagtattatttaaagtgTGGCATCCAATCGATGAACAACCACCAACAACCACTTCAACACATGCACCACCACCTCCACCAATTGTTGTTGGTACAGTACCATATCCATCATGGCCTTATTTAACATCAAACGTACCACATTATCCACCGAATGAAGCCAATGAGGACGACGATGAACACTTTAACATTGCCAGTACAGTACGTTCCACAACCAAAAAAGTGAAACCATATGAAAAACATCCAAATGATGTTGAGAAAAGTAGTTTAACACGTAGTAATAGTTGTTCGCAGAATCGAAGGTATCATATCGGAATGTTATTGACCATTATATTATTCACAATTATATCGACATCGTCCATACTACGGTGA